In the genome of Bosea sp. BIWAKO-01, the window GCGTGCGTGTCACGCGCCGCGATGGCACGGACCCCGTCGAACTCAATCCCGGCGATGGCGTTGACGTCTCCCAGGAAAAGCGGCTCGACGTGCACCGCTGGTCCCGCGAGCGCGCCGCAGGGTTGCTTGCTCGGTTCGGGCGGTGACCTCGACGCGCAGTGTCCGCCTGCCCGCGTCGATCACCATCCTCTGCTTCGTGATCGCCGCGCTCTGGTCCGGCTTTCTGGGGCGAATGCATCTCGCGGGCGAGCGCAATCCTCTCGACCGCGTCGAGGCGGCACTCGCCGACATGCGCCTGCTTATTGCGGGTCGACGCTCACCCCCCGGCGAAATCGTCATCATCGCCATAGATGATGAAACCGTGGCTCAGCAACGCGGCTACCCGCTCCAGCGCTCTACTTTGGCTCGGATGATCCTCGCCATTGGAACTGCGGCCCCACGCACCCTTGCACTCGATCTGCTGCTCGTCGACCCGACCTCGCCCGAGGCAGATGAGGCGCTTGCCCAGGCTCTCCAACGGACGCCTTCACTTGTCGCCGCGGCCGGCAGCTTCGACCGGGACGAGGAAGGAAGCTCGCAAATCCCGGCACCGAAACAGATGCTCTGGCCGCTGTCTCCGTTCGACCCGTTCGCAGCCGTCGGTCTCGTCAATATTTCATCCGACGCAAGCGGCACGCCGCGGCATGTGCCGCTGCTTTTCCGGACCGACCGCGGGGTCATGCCATCATTCGTCCTAAGTGCGGCGGCAGGCTTCAAGGGCGAGGCTCCAGTGTTCGGCGTCGACACCGTGCGCGTGGCAGGCAGCCCGGTGAAGCTCGACCTCGGCTTCCATCTGCCGCTCCGGTTTTACGGCCCGCGGGGCAGCTTCGAAACGATCAGTGCAACCCGTCTGCTTGCGGGCACCGTGCCCGCAGAGCGCCTGCGGGGCCGTATCGTCATTGTCGGCGTCACCGCCACAGCCATCGGCGACACCTTCAGCACCGCCTTCGATCCCGTGACGCCGGGCGTGGAGGTCCTGGCGACCGGCATCGCTCATTTGATCGCCGGCACCGGACTGGTCCGGGATCACGAGGTGAGGTTGCTCGACGCAGGCGTGGCACTCGTGCTGGCCACAGGCTCCGTCTTGCTCATCGCCTCTGCTCCGCTCGGGATCGGCGTTGGCGTAGTGGTCTTCGGTCTCGCCGCCTGGCTGCTGGCCACCACGGCGCTCTTCGCCGCAGGCTATTGGCTCAGTTCGGCGCTCCCGCTGGCGTCAGTCATTCCACCTGTCGTCCTCGCAATGGTTTTCCGGCAGACATGGGACCGCCGCCAGGCCACGGACATCGCCCGTTCTGAGGCCGCTTTACGGCAGTTTCAGCCGCCATTGCTCGCAGATCGGATTGCACGGGACCCGGAGTTCCTGCGCGAACCGGTGCAACAGACGGTTGCGATCCTGTTCGTGGACCTCTCGGGCTTCACGCGGCTGAGCGAGCAGGCCGGCCTCACGCGGACACGTGAATTTCTCAAGGCGTTTCACACGCTCATCGAAAACGAGGTGACCGCGCATGACGGGCTCGTCATCTCATTCATGGGCGACGGTGCAATGATCGCGTTCGGTATTCCAGATCCTCACGCCGATGATGCCGGCCGCGCCCTCTCCACGGCCTGGGCACTGCTCAGGGATATGCAGGAGTGGGCCACCGGCGAAGAGGTTTCGATTGGCCATCCGGATCTTCGTGTCGGTGTCCATTTCGGCCCGGTCATCGTCTCTCGTCTCGGGCACGAAGCGCATCAGCACATCACTGCGACCGGGGACAGCGTCAATGTCGCGAGCCGCTTGATGGAAATCGCGAAGGAGCAAGGCGCCGCGCTTGCCGTTTCAGCAGAGCTCCTCGTCGCATCCGGCGACATCCGGAAGCGCCACCGCGAACCCGACAGCATTCGCACCGTCGAGATTCGCGGCAGGCGCCAACGCATCTCCGTCGCGCTGTGGGGCGTCTGACAGCATCTGTGATCCAGATCACAGAATGCATCCGCCGTTCCGGGAAGGGTTCGGCGACAGTTCCACACAGGGGAAAGGCCATGGCCAAGTACAGGGCGATCCTTCCGCAGGTCCTGGCGCAAGAGTTCCTCACGGACGGCGGGTTGGAAACGACACTCGCCTTTCGTGATGGGCTTGAATTGCCGTTCTTCGCCGCGTTCCCGCTCGTGCGCAGCGAAGAAGGCCGGGCCCGCCTCAAGGCCTATTTCCTGCCCTATCTCACTCTCGCCGCAGAGTACGGCAAGGGCTTCATTCTGGATACGCCGACCTGGCGCGCCAATCCCGATTGGGGCCGCAAGCTGGATTACTCGCGCACCATGCTCGAGGAGGTTCAGAGAGCCTCGGTTCAGCTGGCGATGGAGCTGCGTCCGCACTACGAAACCAGCGATTCAAGGATCGTGATCAACGGCGTGATCGGGCCGCGTGCGGACGGTTACCGGATCGATACGCGCATGAGCGCGCGGCAAGCGCAGCTCTACCATCAGGATCAGGTCAAGACCTTCGCCCGCACCGAAGCGGACATGGTGAGCGCCATCACGATGACCTACAGCAACGAGGCGATCGGCATCGCCGCCGCTGCGCAGGCGCATCGTATGCCTGCCGTCATCTCCTTCACCCTCGAGACCGACGGCAGGCTCCCGAGCGGAGAGCCCTTGGGCCGTGCGATCGAGCGCGTCGATGAGGCGACCGAGGCCTATCCCCTCTATTACATGATCAACTGCGTGCATCCCCTGCATTTCGAGCGGGTAATTTCCGGCAGCGCGCCCTGGCTAGACAGGATCGGAGGCTTGAGGGCGAACGCCTCGACCTTGAGCCACACCGAACTCGACATGGCGACCGAACTCGATGCTGGCGACCCCCTCGACCTCGCCCATCGCTATCGCAGCCTGCGCAAGCAGCTCAAAAACGCGCGTGTCCTCGGAGGCTGCTGCGGCACCGACCTGCGCCATGTCAGGGCGATCTGCTATGCCTGCCTGTAGCGCCCGACGGGAGATCTCGCCGCGGCAGCGGCCTATGACACCATCTGGCTAGCGACGCGAGACAGGTCAGCCGCGACGCCCGTCTTCCGCAAGGCGCGCGACACAGTCCCGGACAGATCGTCAAAGCGTGCGAGAGCCTCTAGACGCGCCTCGACCCCGGGGTCGGGGCCCTCTGGCCTGAGGAGCTCCCGGAGCGAAGCCAGGCACCGGTGCTCCAGCACGGGAGAGTTCAGCCGCCTTGCCTTCGCCACCGCCGAGCGCAGTGCCGCCTCTGCATCCTGCTGTTGCGCCCGTGCGCCCCTGGCCATGATGCCGGCCTGGATCCGATCCAGCTCCGGCTCCAGCCACAGCGAACCGCTTCGCGACATCAGCGCAATCGCCCGGTCGCAGGAGGCTTGTGCCTCCACCAGCTGCCCAAGTTGAAGCTGCGCTTCGGCGAGATTGGCGAGATAGCCGGATAGGGACAGTACGTAACCGACGCGTTCGAATGCCGCGATCGCCCGCTGCATGGTTGCTGCGCCGCGCGCGAGATCACCCTTCTGACAGAGCCCCCAGCCCAGAAACGCCGCGCCATGGGCCCGGAAGCCTGCGAGCCCGTGCTGTTCCGACAAGGCCACCAGCCGCCCCGCCTCCTGCATCAGCTCATTGGTCGCGTTCGACAGCCCGAAGACCCAGCCGCCGACATAGGACATCGGAATCGCCGCGGAATGAGGATGCCGCAAGGCGTCTGCGGAGCGAAGCGCATCGATGCCTATGCGCAGGGACTCGCCAACATTGCCAAGGCAGAAATGAGCGAGACTCAGCAGTGATCTGGTGTGAATCTCGGTGTTCTGGCCGAACATGAATGTACTGGCCTCGTCGCGATCGCGCTCTCCGATGAGCAGGGAGTGCTCGAGATGCTCGATCGCTTCGTCGGCCTTGCCCTGGCCGAGCCGCACCATGCCAATCAGACGGTGCCCGATGGCTCGGCCGGAACTATAATCCGCCCGCTCGGATCGATCGAGGAAGTTCTGGGCCAGGGACGCGGCTTCTGGCACATCGCCGCTGCAATTGGCGAAAGTGAACTTTCCGAACAGGAACGGAAACATCAATGCGGAGGGCTCATCTTCGCTGCAAAGCTCCAGCCCGCGCTTGCAGCATTGCAGCAAACCGGGCGATGTCGGCCCCTGCGCGGCGGTGATGGAGCCAACCAGCGCCGCCTGAAGGCCGCGCTCGAGCGTCGTCCGCACCATGTCGTCCGGCAATTTGTCGAGCAGCGACAAGCCGTGGCGAATATGCCCGATCGCCTCGATATGGGCGGAACGCTGTCCGGCGCTCGCTCCGGCCCTCAGCCAGGCCTTGACTGCCTCCTGGTAGCGGCCCGCCTCGGTGAGATGGTGCGCAGTGACCTCGGGCAAGGGGATATCGACGCCGTCCCCCTGATCGAGCAGGCCCAGAATGCGGTCATGGATCGCGCGCCGTTCGGTGGCGAGCATCGATTCATGAGCCATGCGCTGAAGCAATGAATGCCGAAACTCATAGCGGATTTCCCCGCCTATGCGCTTGGGCAGAAGAATCTCGGCGTCGACCAGCGCCTCGACAGGCGCAATCACCTCCCTGATGCCCTTCTCCAGGACGTGGGCGAGGAATACCGGGGTGAAGGAACGACCGATACAGGCCGCGGCCTGTACGACGGGTCGCGCGCCCGGCCGCCGATCGAGCCGCTCGGACATGAGTTCCGCGAGGAGCAGCGGGACATTCGACGGCTTGCGGATGGGATGAGGCGTCTGGATGTGTTCGTCGATCAAAGAGAGCACGAACTGCTCGACAAAGAGCGGAACCCCCTCGGCGGCAGCGACCGCCTGCGCGATCTTCTCGGGAGGCAGCTCCTCCGACCCCGGAATCGCGTGCGCCAGCGCGAGACTCTGCTCCCCTGACAGCGGCTCCAGCGTCACGACTTCGTCCGGCTCCGGCAACCCCTCGGTGCGGGGGAACGGCCGTGCGGTTGCCACAACCATCAGCGCCTCATCGCTGCCGGCGGCCAGGAGCTCCCGCAAGAGCTCCGCCGAGGACGGGTCCAGCCAATGCGCATCCTCGATCACCACAAGGGTCGGCTGTCGGCGGGCCGTGCGCACGATGACCGAGATGACGAACTCATACTGCTTGCGCTTGAACATCGTCGGGGCCGGGGCAAACTGCTCGCGGATGCCGGTTGCAGCCAGACCGATCAGGCTCGCCAATATTTCGTTGTTCTCCGGCGTATTGAGGCCGATTTCGTCTAGGACGGCGCCGATCTTTGCGCCGCGCACCTTGTTGTCGTCCTCGAACTTGAGACCAGCCCGTGCCCAGAGGAAGCTCGCGACCGGGTAGAGCGGCGTACTCGCGAACAGCTCATGGCAATAGGTCATATAGATCGCCGCATCGGACAGCGCGGGATGACCGCAGATCTCCGTGATGACCTTCGTCTTTCCAACTCCGGCATCCGCGGCCACGAGAACGAACTGCGCCCGCCTGTCGCTCGTTGCACCGGTCCAGCGCGCAAGGATGCTCTTGAGATGGCTTTCGCGGCCCACAGCGATGGGAACACTGCTCGCGACCCTGCCGTGGCGCCGTGCCGTCCCCAATCGCTCACGAGCGATCTCGAAGACTTCGATCTCACGCGAAAGGCCCCGGATGGGTCTTGGCCCGAGGGCCTTGACTTCAAACAGCCCGGCGGTGAGGTCGGTGACCTCCCGGGTCGCCACGACCGTCCCAGGCGCAGCCTCGGCCTGCAGTCGAGCCGCGAGATTGATGGCCTCGCCCACCGCGCCAAGTTCGCTGGAGCCGCTGCTGACGCGGGCCGGAGCCATCACGACGAGGCCTGTGTGAACGCCGATACGCGCTGCGATGTCCGGAACGGTGCCATCCTCGATGCTCGTGTTCAGCGTCTTGATCCGCCCCATCAGCTCGAGGGAGGCACGGACAGCCCGTTCCGCGTCGTTCTCGCGGGCCGTGGGATAGCCGAAGAAGATGAGGACACCGTCGCCCGTGTAACTCGCAACGAAGCCGCCATAGCGCTCCATGGTCGTCAGGGTCAGTTGCTGGTAGCGGCGCTGGACGAGACCGAGTTCTTCCGGATCAAGCTGCTCCGACAACTGGGTGTAGCCAACGAGGTCGACGAAGACGATCGTGACGTAGCGCCTCTCCGACACAAGTTTTCGAGGCTCGGCTTCGCTCATCGTCATCGCACAGGCTCCTGTGTCGGGAACGTCGACGCTCTGTTACTGTCTCGTCAATTTGAATATGGCCGCATATGCGCATAGAGTGAAGTCATTACCTAGCTGTCTCTAGTTTTTCAGCCAGTATACGGGGGGCGATCGGGCATGCCTACCTCAACGATAGCGCGTCTTTTCTCCCGAACATCAGCCGAAGCCAGTTCCGACGCACCACAAAAGATCAAAACGGTCGTCATTTGCGCCCATCTTCGGCCTGGTCGCGACAAACGGCGCTCGACGCATTTCATGCAACCTATCGCGGGTTTGCATATTGCTGCACTGATCGATGCAAAGCGATTTGATGTCGTGCTTTATCATGAAGACTGGCACGGCCCATTCGACCCTGCACATTGCAACAAGTACGACCTCGTATTCCTCACAGGGCTTCAGCCCGACTTCGATCGGCTGCGGCAACTCTCCTATCACTTCAGACGCAGCGGAGCGACGGTCGTTGCCGGCGGGAGCGTGTGCACGCTTTTCCCGGAATTCGCCCAGCAGTTCTTCGACGTCGTCTGCGCCGGCGGCGTCGATAGCGTCAGGGATGTCGTTAGCGATTATTTGGCCGGCTCACTCCAACCAATCTACCGCTCTCCGATTGCACAGATCTCCGACTACACGGTCGATTATAGTCTTTTGCGCAAAAGCGGCATCAATCCGACCACACATCTTGCGGAGACTTCGCGCGGATGCAGCTTCAAATGCAGCTTTTGCGTCATTCCCTCGGAAGTCGGGGCGCATGTGCGCCATGGGCTGGCCAGCTTCAAGGCGTCGCTCGAAAGCGCGCTGGAATCGAGCCCCCGCTTCAGCATGCGCAGCTGGTATCCGATGGTCATGCTGCTGGACAATAATTTCTCGGATGACCGGGCCCATATGCTGGCCATCTGCGAGTTCCTGCGCGACCATCCCAAGGTGCGGGGCTGGGGCGCGCTGGTCACCCAGAACGTCGTCCAGGATCGCGCGCTCATCGAGACCTTCGCCGCCTCCAAATGCGTCGGGCTGTTCGTCGGAATTGAATCGCTCGATGCAAGCTTTCTGCGCCGCTACAACAAGACCCAGAACCTCAGCCGACGCCAGAATGTCATCGATGACGTCGCCTTCGCCGAGGGGCACGGCATTGCCGTCGGCTACGGCTATCTCTTCGACCCTCGCTACCAGACGGCTGCGGAGATGCAGCAGGCCATGGAAGCCATCGCCGAAAACCCGCTGATGCCGATGCCGACCTATCTCAGCGTCGTTGCTCCCCTCGCCGGAACCCAGCTTTTCTGGGAGGATCTGGAGAGCGGGCGCCTGGCTCCCAACCTTCGCTTCCGGGACCTGGACGGCGAGACGATCTGCTACGCGCAGCTTGCCGAGCCGGCTCAGCCGATCGTCGCCTTTCTCGAACGGATCTTCCGGCGCCCCTGGACCGTGGTCGGGCGCATGCGCATCCTGCTCAAGACCTTGCGGAGGCTCCGCCACAGCCGTTCGTTCAACCCGATGCGATGGTACATCATCGCCTCGGCGAGCTTTCATTGCTTTACCTGGTCAAAAACCTCGCCAGCCCGACCGCGCACCTATCTGGCCGGGAGCGATACGCTCGACCCGCAATATGGCGAACATCCGGATGATCTATCGCCGGAGGATCGCGTCCGCTATTTCGAGCCTATCGCGCTCACCGATGGCGACGGGAAACCGAGCCTCTGGCTCATTCCCTATGCCGAAGCCCGCCGGAAACCCAAGCCGACGGCACGACCTCTGCCGGTTTCGCCTCCCCTGGACACCGGCATCGTCGCCATGCGGCCGGAGAAATAACGCAAGATTCCCGGACTCACCTGCTTTTCGGCCTTGGGCGGGCTTGCCCCTTCGCCGATGGAGCGCGCGGTGGTTCCTCGCTCGGCGCCCCCCCCTCTCCCGTCGGCATCGTCCCAAGCTTCTGGCTGGCGCTCTTGGGCGCATCGACATAGGCCCGGCCCAGGAGCCCCTGCAGCTCAGGCAGGCTGTATTTCGCGATATACGCGAGCGTCGTGGTCCGGAGTTTCGCGCTGTCTCCGGCGGCCTCCGCCTGGGCTGCCTGAAGACCGTTCAGAAATATGTTGAGCTCGTCCCGGGAGGCGCGCAACGGAGGCGGCGGCGGGGACTTGGGTTTGCGTGATCTCAGGGCCATGACGTACCTCGCCGAGCTACTGCATGATGGTGAGGATCTGCGCGCGGATCTGCGGGCTCAGCATCAGATCCATATGCTCGAAACCATCCTGGTCGATGTCTCCGGTCACAGTGCGCACATTGGCCGCGGGGGTCGAGACCAGACGCGCGGACCAGGCCGGGATCACGCCGTCTCCCGGGCAATAGGAGTAATCTACGATCGGCGACGGATCCGAGTTCGGATCGAAAGCGGGGTCGATCCAGCCCCATGTCTGCTCATGGGTCGTCTCGTCGACGGTCCAGCCATTGCGCTGCTGAACGCCACGGATGTTGTAGTACTTGCTGTTCGTGGCCGCGCCGAGAGGCAGCGCCACCTTCCGATAGATCGCCTCGCCCCGGTCCAGGGCGACATGGCTGAAACCCCAGTTCTCGGGATAGCGCACCTGGGTTCCGCTCTTCTGGGGGTTGTAAGGATCGGCGATCGCGCCGGTATCGCGATCCCTGACCGGATATCGCAACAGCGGATAGCTCGGATCGGCAGCCAACGCCGCCTGGTCACGCTGGAAGGTCGCCTGGTCCAGGTAGAGAAGCGTGTATGGCCCCGGCAACGACGAGATCAACTGGGTCAGATTCCGCGGGTCGTAGGACCATGAGAGCCGGTCCAGGTCGGGGTCGCCCTTGAAATAGCGGTTCAGTTGCCCGGCATAGCCGTAGAAGGGCGACCCGACGCTGATGGCCCGCCTGACCGCAGCGACATGCGAGCCGCCCTGGTTCAGTACCAGCTTGACGACCATGCCGCCGAAGCTGTGCCCGATCAGCGTAACATCGGCGAAGGGATCGGCGCCGCATTCCGCACTGACCCGCTGACGGAACTTCGGCACGAAGCTCTTCAGGAAGAAGCGCGCCACAAGCTCGGGATCGCGCCGCCAGTCCCAGCCAAAGACGAACCAATCGAATTTCCTGGCTGTGCACCAGCTCAGGAAATCATCGTAGGGGGTAAGCACCGGAGGAAACCGGACGCAACCATCGGCGATCACGAAATGCCGGCCCGCATCGTCATCGCCCTTCATCTTGAGCAGCAGCGCGCCCCCGGTCAGGATGGGGCAATCGAGCCAGATCAGATTGTAGAAATAGGGCGTATTGCCCTGGCTCGTGGTCGCCCATTTGATGCTGGATCCCATGCCTCCCGGGAACAGGATGACCGTTTTGCGCCGCGCCGGTCTGTGCTGCCTGTAGCGCGCGATGAACTGCGAAATCTGCTCGTCGAGCTGCGCGAGCTGCTGCTTATCACGATCAGCGACGTAGCTCATTTCGCCTCCGGTCGAGAACGCTCCTACATTCCGCAGGTAAGGCAGGCTCGCTTGTCCAAGCGACAGGCCGGACGGGATGGGGCAACGACGGCGCGACCATCCCAAACCGCGATCACAGCATCTCTCAAACGACTGACGCAGGCAATGCTGCAGTGACGCTGGGAGATGCTTCCCTCAGATCTGCGTCAGGAACTCAAATCCGAACGAGGACGAAGAATGGGCGCACCGTCCGGGCGCATTCCGGCCCGAGGACATGTCCGTGTTCCTGCGCCCTCTCGGGGGCTTGCCACCGGCAAGCCGCCAGCGCGCCGGGGCGGGGTTACGCCCGCACGGCCGGCTCGCATCGGTCACAACTTCACCGCCCGCAGCCGCGCGGCATTGGCGATCACGCTGACCGAGGACAAAGCCATCGCAGCCGCAGCGATGATCGGCGACAAGAGCAAGCCGAAGATCGGATAGAGCACGCCTGCCGCCACCGGCACCCCGAACGCGTTGTAGACAAAGGCGAAGAACAGGTTCTGCCGGATATTGCGCATCGTGGCCTCGGACAGACGCCGGGCACGCACGATCCCGGTCATGTCGCCCTGGAGCAATGTGACGCCGGCGCTCTCGATGGCGACATCGGTCCCGGAGCCCATCGCGATGCCGACATCTGCCGCAGCCAGAGCCGGCGCGTCATTGACGCCGTCGCCCGCCATCGCGACCACGCGCCCCTCCCGCTTGAGCTTCGCCACGACCGCGCTCTTGTCCTCGAGGAGAACCTCGGCCTCGACCTCGGTGATGCCGAGCCTGCGGGCGACGGCTTGCGCCGTGGTGCGGTTGTCGCCGGTGAGCATGACGACGCGTATCCCTTCGGACCGCAGCGCCGACAGAGCCTCGGGCGTCGAAGCCTTGACCGGGTCGGCAATGGCGATCACGCCTGCTGGCTTGCCGTCCACGCCCATGAAAATCGCCGTCGCGCCGTCCCTGCGCAGGACCTCCGCAGTCTGGACAAGACCCGACACATCGACGCCGTGCTCGGCCAGAAAGCGATCATTGCCGAGCACGATCCGCTGTCCCTCCACCGTTCCCAACGCCCCCTTGCCGGTCGGTGAATCGAAGTCCGTCACGGCCGCCGTCGTAACGCCCTTGGCTTCGGCAGATGCAACGATCGCAACCGCCAGGGGGTGCTCGCTCGGCCGCTCCACGCTGGCGGCAAGGCGCAGAATGTCGGCCTCGGAGAATCCCGACGCCGGCCGGATCGCAGTGACCGCCGGCCGCCCTTCGGTGAGCGTGCCGGTCTTGTCGACGACGAGTGTGTCGATTTTCTCCATCTGCTCAAGCGCCTCGGCATTCTTGATCAGCACGCCGGCCCGAGCCCCCCGCCCGACACCGACCATGATCGACATCGGCGTCGCGAGGCCGAGCGCACAGGGGCAGGCGATGATCAGGACAGAGACCGCGGCCACCAGGCCGAAGGCAAGGCGCGGCTCCGGCCCCCAGATGGCCCAGGCGGCAAAGGCAAGCAGAGCAATGGCGATGACAGCCGGCACGAAGTAGCCAGAGACCTGATCGGCCAGGCGCTGGATCGGCGCGCGGCTGCGCTGGGCTTCCGAGACCAGCGCCACGATCCGCGACAGCATGGTGTCGCGCCCGATCTTCTGCGCCTCGATGACGAGACCGCCGGACTGGTTCATCGTGCCGCCGATCACTGCGGCGCCGACAGTCTTGGTCACCGGCATGGATTCGCCGGTCACCATGGACTCGTCGACAGCGCTGCGGCCATCGACCACTGCGCCGTCCACGGGCACTTTCTCGCCAGGCCGAACCCGCAGACGATCCCCCAATTGCACCGTATCGAGCTGGATCTCCTCCTCGGAGCCGTCGGCATTCAGGCGCCGGGCCGTCTTGGGAGCAAGATCGAGAAGCGCGCGAATGGCGCCGCCCGTGCTTTCCCGCGCGCGCAGCTCGAGCACCTGCCCGAGCAAGACCAGCACCGTGATGACGGCCGCCGCCTCGAAATAAACTGCGACCGAGCCGTCATGCCCGCGGAAGGCAGACGGGAAGATCCCGGGCATCAGCGTCGCCACGACGCTGTAGACCCAGGCAACGCCCGTTCCCATCGCAATCAGGGTGAACATGTTGAGGTTGCGGCTGACCAGCGAATGCCAGCCGCGCTCGAAGAACGGCCAGCCAGCCCAAAGCACCACCGGCGTCGCTAGGGCGAGCTGGATCCAGTTGGAGAGGTGACGCGGAATCAGGTGGTCGAGGTCGAGCAGATGCCCACCCATTTCCAGGACCGCGACCGGGAGGGCGAGAACGAGGCCGATCCAGAAGCGCCGGCTCATGTCGACCAGCTCCGCATTGGGCTGTGCTTCAGCCGTAA includes:
- a CDS encoding CHASE2 domain-containing protein, giving the protein MTSTRSVRLPASITILCFVIAALWSGFLGRMHLAGERNPLDRVEAALADMRLLIAGRRSPPGEIVIIAIDDETVAQQRGYPLQRSTLARMILAIGTAAPRTLALDLLLVDPTSPEADEALAQALQRTPSLVAAAGSFDRDEEGSSQIPAPKQMLWPLSPFDPFAAVGLVNISSDASGTPRHVPLLFRTDRGVMPSFVLSAAAGFKGEAPVFGVDTVRVAGSPVKLDLGFHLPLRFYGPRGSFETISATRLLAGTVPAERLRGRIVIVGVTATAIGDTFSTAFDPVTPGVEVLATGIAHLIAGTGLVRDHEVRLLDAGVALVLATGSVLLIASAPLGIGVGVVVFGLAAWLLATTALFAAGYWLSSALPLASVIPPVVLAMVFRQTWDRRQATDIARSEAALRQFQPPLLADRIARDPEFLREPVQQTVAILFVDLSGFTRLSEQAGLTRTREFLKAFHTLIENEVTAHDGLVISFMGDGAMIAFGIPDPHADDAGRALSTAWALLRDMQEWATGEEVSIGHPDLRVGVHFGPVIVSRLGHEAHQHITATGDSVNVASRLMEIAKEQGAALAVSAELLVASGDIRKRHREPDSIRTVEIRGRRQRISVALWGV
- a CDS encoding homocysteine S-methyltransferase family protein, producing the protein MAKYRAILPQVLAQEFLTDGGLETTLAFRDGLELPFFAAFPLVRSEEGRARLKAYFLPYLTLAAEYGKGFILDTPTWRANPDWGRKLDYSRTMLEEVQRASVQLAMELRPHYETSDSRIVINGVIGPRADGYRIDTRMSARQAQLYHQDQVKTFARTEADMVSAITMTYSNEAIGIAAAAQAHRMPAVISFTLETDGRLPSGEPLGRAIERVDEATEAYPLYYMINCVHPLHFERVISGSAPWLDRIGGLRANASTLSHTELDMATELDAGDPLDLAHRYRSLRKQLKNARVLGGCCGTDLRHVRAICYACL
- a CDS encoding AAA family ATPase, which gives rise to MTMSEAEPRKLVSERRYVTIVFVDLVGYTQLSEQLDPEELGLVQRRYQQLTLTTMERYGGFVASYTGDGVLIFFGYPTARENDAERAVRASLELMGRIKTLNTSIEDGTVPDIAARIGVHTGLVVMAPARVSSGSSELGAVGEAINLAARLQAEAAPGTVVATREVTDLTAGLFEVKALGPRPIRGLSREIEVFEIARERLGTARRHGRVASSVPIAVGRESHLKSILARWTGATSDRRAQFVLVAADAGVGKTKVITEICGHPALSDAAIYMTYCHELFASTPLYPVASFLWARAGLKFEDDNKVRGAKIGAVLDEIGLNTPENNEILASLIGLAATGIREQFAPAPTMFKRKQYEFVISVIVRTARRQPTLVVIEDAHWLDPSSAELLRELLAAGSDEALMVVATARPFPRTEGLPEPDEVVTLEPLSGEQSLALAHAIPGSEELPPEKIAQAVAAAEGVPLFVEQFVLSLIDEHIQTPHPIRKPSNVPLLLAELMSERLDRRPGARPVVQAAACIGRSFTPVFLAHVLEKGIREVIAPVEALVDAEILLPKRIGGEIRYEFRHSLLQRMAHESMLATERRAIHDRILGLLDQGDGVDIPLPEVTAHHLTEAGRYQEAVKAWLRAGASAGQRSAHIEAIGHIRHGLSLLDKLPDDMVRTTLERGLQAALVGSITAAQGPTSPGLLQCCKRGLELCSEDEPSALMFPFLFGKFTFANCSGDVPEAASLAQNFLDRSERADYSSGRAIGHRLIGMVRLGQGKADEAIEHLEHSLLIGERDRDEASTFMFGQNTEIHTRSLLSLAHFCLGNVGESLRIGIDALRSADALRHPHSAAIPMSYVGGWVFGLSNATNELMQEAGRLVALSEQHGLAGFRAHGAAFLGWGLCQKGDLARGAATMQRAIAAFERVGYVLSLSGYLANLAEAQLQLGQLVEAQASCDRAIALMSRSGSLWLEPELDRIQAGIMARGARAQQQDAEAALRSAVAKARRLNSPVLEHRCLASLRELLRPEGPDPGVEARLEALARFDDLSGTVSRALRKTGVAADLSRVASQMVS
- a CDS encoding radical SAM protein — protein: MLYHEDWHGPFDPAHCNKYDLVFLTGLQPDFDRLRQLSYHFRRSGATVVAGGSVCTLFPEFAQQFFDVVCAGGVDSVRDVVSDYLAGSLQPIYRSPIAQISDYTVDYSLLRKSGINPTTHLAETSRGCSFKCSFCVIPSEVGAHVRHGLASFKASLESALESSPRFSMRSWYPMVMLLDNNFSDDRAHMLAICEFLRDHPKVRGWGALVTQNVVQDRALIETFAASKCVGLFVGIESLDASFLRRYNKTQNLSRRQNVIDDVAFAEGHGIAVGYGYLFDPRYQTAAEMQQAMEAIAENPLMPMPTYLSVVAPLAGTQLFWEDLESGRLAPNLRFRDLDGETICYAQLAEPAQPIVAFLERIFRRPWTVVGRMRILLKTLRRLRHSRSFNPMRWYIIASASFHCFTWSKTSPARPRTYLAGSDTLDPQYGEHPDDLSPEDRVRYFEPIALTDGDGKPSLWLIPYAEARRKPKPTARPLPVSPPLDTGIVAMRPEK
- a CDS encoding alpha/beta hydrolase; this encodes MSYVADRDKQQLAQLDEQISQFIARYRQHRPARRKTVILFPGGMGSSIKWATTSQGNTPYFYNLIWLDCPILTGGALLLKMKGDDDAGRHFVIADGCVRFPPVLTPYDDFLSWCTARKFDWFVFGWDWRRDPELVARFFLKSFVPKFRQRVSAECGADPFADVTLIGHSFGGMVVKLVLNQGGSHVAAVRRAISVGSPFYGYAGQLNRYFKGDPDLDRLSWSYDPRNLTQLISSLPGPYTLLYLDQATFQRDQAALAADPSYPLLRYPVRDRDTGAIADPYNPQKSGTQVRYPENWGFSHVALDRGEAIYRKVALPLGAATNSKYYNIRGVQQRNGWTVDETTHEQTWGWIDPAFDPNSDPSPIVDYSYCPGDGVIPAWSARLVSTPAANVRTVTGDIDQDGFEHMDLMLSPQIRAQILTIMQ
- a CDS encoding heavy metal translocating P-type ATPase, whose translation is MANAPKETSHGGREAHAGHGAHHGHHGHGAHVGHHDAGTTNEGQVKDPVCGMAVDPHETTHRAQHGGRPYYFCSSGCLSKFEADPARYVDPKLAAATDTAPEGATYTCPMHPEIRQIGPGSCPICGMALEPVLITAEAQPNAELVDMSRRFWIGLVLALPVAVLEMGGHLLDLDHLIPRHLSNWIQLALATPVVLWAGWPFFERGWHSLVSRNLNMFTLIAMGTGVAWVYSVVATLMPGIFPSAFRGHDGSVAVYFEAAAVITVLVLLGQVLELRARESTGGAIRALLDLAPKTARRLNADGSEEEIQLDTVQLGDRLRVRPGEKVPVDGAVVDGRSAVDESMVTGESMPVTKTVGAAVIGGTMNQSGGLVIEAQKIGRDTMLSRIVALVSEAQRSRAPIQRLADQVSGYFVPAVIAIALLAFAAWAIWGPEPRLAFGLVAAVSVLIIACPCALGLATPMSIMVGVGRGARAGVLIKNAEALEQMEKIDTLVVDKTGTLTEGRPAVTAIRPASGFSEADILRLAASVERPSEHPLAVAIVASAEAKGVTTAAVTDFDSPTGKGALGTVEGQRIVLGNDRFLAEHGVDVSGLVQTAEVLRRDGATAIFMGVDGKPAGVIAIADPVKASTPEALSALRSEGIRVVMLTGDNRTTAQAVARRLGITEVEAEVLLEDKSAVVAKLKREGRVVAMAGDGVNDAPALAAADVGIAMGSGTDVAIESAGVTLLQGDMTGIVRARRLSEATMRNIRQNLFFAFVYNAFGVPVAAGVLYPIFGLLLSPIIAAAAMALSSVSVIANAARLRAVKL